The following proteins are encoded in a genomic region of Cyclonatronum proteinivorum:
- the nuoD gene encoding NADH dehydrogenase (quinone) subunit D — MELKKTILDKAKPTFFEKHQNALYKSLEDKHTTVEVEEDPLGTRMILNMGPQHPATHGVLRLLLELDGERIIRNRLDIGYLHRGVEKIAENKTYQEFMPYTDRMDYLSPYSNNVALCLAVEKIAQIEVPERAEYIRMIGCELARISSHLLYLGAMVMDTGAISFFIWTFRERERLYDIFDNFGGHRFTISHSRIGGVHNDLTPECLSMIREFVDTFPDEIRDWKKLLNKNRIFYDRNLNVGRISYDEALQIGVTGPNIRAVGVPYDIRKFDPYLKYDQVEFDVPTRLEGDNLSRYFIRMEEMSESVRIIRQCLEKMPKGPVRTDNAKQAYPSKDEVYYSMEGMIHDFMMTDTGICPPEGAEAYHAIEAPKGELGFFIQSDGTGHPWRLKINSPSFTNLQGLEKMLDGEMIADTVVMIGGVDPVMGDSDK; from the coding sequence ATGGAATTAAAAAAGACCATTCTCGACAAGGCAAAACCCACTTTTTTTGAAAAGCATCAAAATGCGCTGTACAAAAGCCTTGAAGACAAGCATACGACGGTAGAGGTTGAAGAAGATCCTTTAGGTACCCGCATGATTCTCAACATGGGGCCTCAGCATCCTGCTACGCACGGTGTCCTACGCCTCTTGCTGGAGCTTGACGGTGAGCGCATCATTCGTAATCGCCTTGATATCGGCTACCTCCACAGAGGCGTTGAGAAAATCGCTGAGAACAAGACCTATCAGGAGTTCATGCCTTATACCGATCGCATGGACTACCTCTCCCCTTACAGCAACAATGTAGCGCTTTGCCTTGCAGTTGAAAAAATTGCGCAAATTGAAGTGCCGGAACGTGCAGAGTACATACGTATGATCGGCTGTGAGCTCGCCCGTATCTCTTCGCATCTGCTGTACCTGGGAGCCATGGTGATGGATACCGGAGCTATTTCGTTTTTTATCTGGACTTTCCGGGAAAGAGAACGTCTATATGATATTTTTGACAACTTCGGCGGACACCGCTTCACCATTTCACACTCCAGAATTGGTGGGGTCCATAATGATCTCACGCCGGAATGTCTTTCTATGATCCGTGAATTTGTTGACACTTTCCCAGATGAAATCAGGGACTGGAAGAAGCTGCTCAACAAAAACCGGATTTTCTACGACCGCAACCTGAATGTAGGTCGCATATCTTATGATGAAGCCCTTCAGATTGGGGTAACAGGCCCGAATATTCGTGCCGTAGGTGTACCTTATGATATTCGCAAATTTGATCCGTATCTGAAGTACGATCAAGTCGAGTTTGATGTCCCGACCCGTCTCGAAGGTGACAATCTTTCGAGATATTTCATTCGTATGGAAGAGATGAGTGAAAGCGTCCGGATCATCAGGCAATGTCTGGAAAAAATGCCAAAAGGACCTGTTCGCACCGATAATGCAAAACAGGCATATCCATCCAAAGATGAGGTTTATTATTCGATGGAAGGTATGATTCATGATTTTATGATGACAGATACCGGCATCTGCCCGCCCGAAGGCGCAGAAGCATACCATGCGATTGAAGCTCCCAAAGGCGAACTCGGCTTCTTTATTCAAAGCGACGGTACAGGTCACCCCTGGCGTTTAAAAATTAATTCACCGTCTTTCACCAACCTTCAGGGTCTTGAAAAAATGCTGGATGGCGAAATGATTGCTGACACAGTAGTAATGATTGGTGGTGTTGACCCTGTAATGGGAGACTCGGATAAATAA
- a CDS encoding inorganic pyrophosphatase, translated as MSIQSSEEMWKLLGLLLKSHPWHGVMIGDKAPEVVTTFIEIVPTDTIKYEVDKDTGFLKVDRPQRYSNVCPALYGFVPQTYCGDSTAEFCKEKSGIDVEGDSDPLDICILSEKQITHGNILLQAIPIGGFRMIDGNEADDKIIAVMKGDLVYGNYRSINDIPPIVVDRLRHYFLTYKQIPGESDKTTCEITHTYDRDEAFEVIRRSQTDYLDKFGDLKGLLTQMIPFQND; from the coding sequence ATGAGTATTCAGTCATCCGAAGAAATGTGGAAACTCCTTGGTCTCCTTCTTAAATCACATCCCTGGCATGGCGTAATGATTGGTGATAAGGCACCGGAAGTAGTTACTACTTTTATTGAGATTGTCCCCACGGATACAATTAAATATGAGGTGGATAAAGATACCGGATTTCTCAAAGTTGACCGTCCGCAGCGTTATTCCAACGTTTGCCCTGCGCTTTACGGCTTTGTACCACAAACATACTGTGGCGATTCCACCGCTGAATTTTGTAAAGAGAAAAGCGGCATAGATGTAGAAGGTGACAGCGACCCGCTCGATATCTGTATCTTATCAGAGAAACAAATTACGCACGGCAACATTTTGCTGCAGGCCATCCCTATCGGGGGTTTCAGAATGATTGACGGCAACGAAGCCGATGACAAAATCATCGCTGTAATGAAGGGCGATCTGGTTTATGGCAATTACCGCAGTATTAATGATATCCCGCCCATTGTTGTAGACCGGTTACGTCACTACTTCCTGACATACAAACAGATTCCTGGTGAGTCGGATAAAACAACTTGTGAAATAACACACACCTACGATCGTGATGAAGCTTTCGAAGTCATCAGAAGAAGTCAGACAGATTACCTGGATAAGTTTGGCGATCTGAAGGGCCTTCTAACCCAAATGATTCCTTTCCAGAACGATTAG
- a CDS encoding bifunctional nuclease family protein: MDKIQMDILGLSTSPSSGGAYALILSEKDGSRRLPIIIGTFEAQAIALELEHIKPPRPMTHDLLRDIIQNFDSFVKSIVISDLKDGTFFAKVICDSNGSDVELDARPSDAIALGIRFKAPIFASVEVLNEAGIDSDDELKATSRADATGSPGTSAKKSGGAEKSFSDQLKQLESKLETAIKNEDYEQAAKLRDQIAKIKG; encoded by the coding sequence GTGGATAAAATACAGATGGACATACTTGGGCTGTCAACAAGCCCAAGCAGCGGTGGCGCATATGCCCTGATCCTTTCGGAAAAGGACGGCAGCAGGAGACTTCCCATTATAATAGGTACTTTCGAAGCACAAGCCATAGCGCTTGAACTTGAACATATCAAGCCCCCAAGACCCATGACGCACGATTTGCTTCGGGATATCATTCAAAATTTTGATTCGTTCGTCAAAAGTATTGTCATCAGCGATTTGAAAGACGGCACTTTCTTCGCTAAGGTTATATGCGATTCAAATGGCAGCGATGTTGAGCTTGATGCCAGACCAAGCGATGCCATAGCCCTTGGAATCCGTTTCAAAGCTCCTATTTTTGCCTCGGTTGAGGTATTAAATGAGGCTGGCATAGATTCGGATGATGAGTTGAAAGCAACATCACGCGCAGACGCAACCGGATCACCGGGGACCAGCGCTAAAAAGTCGGGGGGTGCCGAAAAATCCTTTTCTGATCAGCTGAAACAACTTGAATCGAAACTGGAAACAGCTATCAAAAATGAAGATTACGAGCAAGCGGCTAAGCTAAGAGATCAGATAGCAAAAATTAAGGGGTAA
- a CDS encoding SDR family NAD(P)-dependent oxidoreductase, producing the protein MSNSQKTVLITGGSSGIGAETVRLFYEDGFRVIFTYRSGKKAALSLMQKLCGNAEGDERLTAYAWDAAQRESLEALCDSLDGKIPDILINNAAVGSATVKKLSDDPYEQDYYMMVVNAVSPLWMIRKFLPEMKIKGGKIVNISSVGGGITQFPNFTTADGMSKAAVAFMTRQLAAELSHHPVDVFAVCPGAVETPMFGASTLDHLDEQKREKLIRQLPAERLIQSEEVARLIRYLCRPEAEIMRGAVIDASLGLGSNPGLLSNFS; encoded by the coding sequence ATGTCAAATTCGCAAAAAACAGTACTTATAACAGGGGGATCGAGTGGCATTGGCGCGGAAACGGTAAGGTTGTTTTATGAAGATGGTTTTCGCGTCATTTTCACCTATCGCAGTGGCAAAAAAGCGGCTCTATCGCTCATGCAGAAGCTTTGCGGAAATGCGGAAGGCGATGAGCGCTTAACCGCTTACGCCTGGGACGCTGCCCAACGTGAGAGCCTTGAAGCGCTATGTGATAGCTTAGACGGCAAAATACCTGACATTCTCATTAACAATGCCGCTGTTGGCAGTGCAACGGTGAAAAAGCTGAGCGATGATCCCTACGAGCAGGACTACTACATGATGGTCGTGAATGCCGTTTCGCCGCTTTGGATGATCCGAAAATTCCTTCCTGAAATGAAAATCAAGGGCGGTAAAATTGTGAATATCAGTTCCGTTGGAGGCGGTATTACGCAATTTCCGAACTTTACGACGGCTGACGGTATGAGCAAAGCTGCCGTTGCATTCATGACGCGGCAGCTTGCGGCTGAACTCTCGCATCATCCGGTTGATGTTTTTGCCGTTTGCCCCGGTGCCGTTGAGACGCCCATGTTTGGCGCTTCAACCTTAGATCATCTCGACGAACAAAAGCGTGAAAAGCTTATCCGGCAGCTGCCGGCTGAGCGACTGATACAATCAGAAGAAGTAGCCCGCCTTATCCGGTATCTGTGCAGACCGGAAGCTGAAATCATGCGCGGTGCTGTTATTGACGCTTCTCTTGGCTTAGGGAGCAATCCCGGCTTACTATCAAACTTTAGCTGA
- the bshC gene encoding bacillithiol biosynthesis cysteine-adding enzyme BshC, which yields MEFEAVSYRELGASALLTDYVEGQKALQSFYDPENPFDYSSFQSFTAKRFGKVSRENLVQFLLEYNQGFTAGKSTIESIQSLQSPNSYTIVTGQQACFLGGPAYSFYKTLTVIALSRYLKEKADLNIVPVFWIADEDHDHDEINHIYLPDFKANQSNRKFSFRSLGDLPFAAGDIKVNEEAERLLSEIGEASNKGSAYAESLEKLHDSWQSGKPWVKAFGAQMMQVFGRFGLVLAGSNHPKVKQLCRPVFEKVLTNPVVLRDELELTSAKLAQNWKAQVAVTDSLLFYHDPAMGRIKIPFSATGWKLPGRHESELFTEETVQNLPDSFFARLSPNALLRPVVQQYLLPNIAYAGGAAELAYHGQLKTFFRCFGLDLPVLLPRFSTTVVEQNICKTMAGMPFPLLSYKKREEELLKSVVLMSLSKDGLASPVRALEKWKAEHEKLYRQFFEGYAEPDSSLETSLNSSLKRAENAAEQFIAKVMREKKKKEKVAQKRILKVKEALFPSGVLQERTVGWAYYYSMYGDTLLDDFLNHLSEDTLQKIRFHHISYI from the coding sequence TTGGAGTTTGAGGCTGTAAGCTACCGGGAGCTTGGCGCTTCAGCCCTCCTGACGGATTATGTTGAAGGTCAGAAAGCACTGCAAAGCTTCTACGACCCGGAAAACCCTTTTGACTATTCTTCTTTTCAATCATTTACGGCCAAACGGTTCGGTAAGGTAAGCCGGGAAAATCTGGTTCAGTTCCTCCTTGAATATAATCAGGGTTTTACGGCAGGTAAGTCTACCATTGAATCCATTCAATCGCTTCAAAGCCCAAACAGCTATACTATTGTAACGGGACAACAAGCATGCTTCCTGGGCGGCCCGGCTTACAGTTTCTATAAAACACTCACGGTAATTGCGCTTAGCCGTTACCTGAAAGAAAAGGCCGATCTGAATATTGTCCCTGTTTTCTGGATTGCAGATGAAGATCATGATCACGATGAAATCAACCATATATATCTACCGGATTTCAAGGCAAACCAATCAAACCGCAAGTTTTCTTTCCGAAGCCTTGGTGATCTCCCTTTTGCAGCTGGTGATATAAAAGTCAATGAAGAAGCTGAACGCTTACTTTCTGAAATCGGGGAAGCAAGCAACAAGGGCTCAGCTTATGCGGAATCTCTTGAAAAATTGCATGACAGCTGGCAAAGCGGAAAACCCTGGGTGAAAGCTTTTGGAGCGCAGATGATGCAGGTTTTCGGGAGATTTGGTCTCGTGCTTGCCGGTAGCAATCATCCTAAAGTAAAACAGTTGTGCAGACCGGTTTTTGAAAAGGTATTGACGAATCCGGTGGTATTGCGTGATGAGCTGGAACTTACATCAGCCAAACTTGCTCAAAACTGGAAAGCGCAGGTCGCGGTCACAGACAGCCTTCTATTCTATCATGATCCCGCAATGGGACGCATCAAAATCCCGTTTTCGGCAACAGGGTGGAAGTTGCCCGGGAGACATGAATCAGAGTTGTTTACCGAAGAAACAGTACAAAACCTGCCCGATTCCTTCTTCGCAAGGTTGTCTCCCAATGCATTGCTAAGACCCGTAGTGCAGCAATACCTGTTACCCAATATAGCTTATGCCGGGGGTGCCGCTGAGCTTGCATACCATGGGCAGCTCAAGACTTTCTTTAGATGTTTTGGACTTGATTTACCTGTTTTGTTGCCGCGATTCAGCACAACTGTAGTTGAGCAAAACATCTGTAAAACGATGGCTGGCATGCCGTTTCCTCTCTTATCCTATAAAAAACGTGAAGAAGAATTGCTTAAGTCAGTCGTGTTAATGTCACTATCTAAGGATGGGCTTGCGTCTCCGGTGAGGGCATTGGAAAAATGGAAAGCGGAACATGAAAAACTTTACAGACAATTTTTTGAAGGCTACGCGGAACCGGACAGCAGTCTGGAGACCTCATTAAACAGCAGCCTGAAAAGGGCAGAAAATGCTGCCGAACAGTTTATCGCCAAGGTAATGCGGGAGAAAAAGAAAAAAGAAAAAGTTGCGCAGAAACGAATTCTTAAAGTCAAAGAAGCACTGTTTCCGTCAGGTGTGTTGCAGGAGCGAACCGTTGGCTGGGCGTATTACTACAGTATGTATGGCGATACATTGCTTGACGACTTTTTGAATCACCTGAGCGAGGATACCCTGCAAAAAATCAGGTTCCATCACATATCTTATATCTGA
- a CDS encoding aminotransferase class I/II-fold pyridoxal phosphate-dependent enzyme, whose translation MYISKRGMRILDGNQPLVAAHYRCASDPWHPESNPKGYINFGTAENHLVFDLLKNRLNASPDIREHHTHYAELHGMSDFREALASYLTDYTGVKASAEHIVTATGSSAILDMLMYALCEAGEGMILPAPYYAGFDHDLKTRVQVEPVPAYTRPEDGYKLTLEVLQQALLHAGKRTIKVRGIIITNPNNPLGQTYDRETLEMIVKFAADHKLQIVADELYMNSVFGSQPYVSLAEVAAEAGADIHLVYGFAKDFALSGFKAGLLHSTNEKVLQVVRELAYFMPVSNATQQILINLLRDKDFVKHFTDENKRRLKSASDFTHALLDKAGIPAEPTDAGFFVWMNLSKWLDSETFEMEFQLYNFILEQARVNVMPGQFFHNAEPGWFRLCYARNEQMLETGIERIRTALHRLDEARLTIDPDSQSVSESE comes from the coding sequence ATGTATATCTCAAAGCGCGGTATGCGCATATTAGACGGTAATCAACCGCTTGTGGCCGCCCATTACCGCTGTGCTTCAGACCCCTGGCACCCGGAATCAAACCCGAAAGGCTACATCAATTTTGGTACCGCCGAAAATCACCTTGTATTTGATCTGTTGAAAAACAGACTGAATGCTTCACCCGATATCCGTGAGCATCACACGCACTACGCAGAACTTCACGGTATGTCTGACTTCAGAGAAGCACTTGCTTCTTATTTAACGGATTACACAGGGGTAAAGGCCAGCGCTGAACATATCGTCACCGCAACAGGCAGCTCTGCAATCCTGGATATGCTGATGTATGCGCTCTGTGAGGCCGGGGAGGGGATGATTTTACCTGCGCCCTATTACGCTGGTTTCGACCATGATCTTAAAACCAGGGTTCAGGTTGAGCCCGTACCCGCATACACGCGTCCCGAAGACGGCTACAAACTAACGCTTGAGGTGCTGCAGCAGGCGCTCCTGCATGCCGGCAAGCGCACGATAAAAGTGCGGGGAATAATCATCACAAACCCCAACAACCCGCTCGGCCAAACCTACGACCGGGAAACGCTTGAGATGATTGTTAAATTTGCAGCTGATCATAAGCTGCAAATTGTTGCGGATGAGCTCTACATGAACTCTGTTTTTGGTTCTCAGCCGTATGTCTCCCTTGCTGAAGTTGCTGCGGAAGCTGGGGCGGATATTCACCTTGTGTATGGCTTTGCAAAAGATTTTGCCCTTTCAGGATTTAAAGCGGGGTTGCTTCACTCAACCAATGAAAAAGTGCTGCAGGTCGTAAGAGAGCTCGCGTATTTTATGCCAGTATCGAATGCTACACAGCAAATCCTGATTAACTTGCTGCGCGACAAGGATTTCGTGAAGCATTTTACGGATGAGAATAAGCGGAGATTGAAAAGCGCATCAGATTTTACGCATGCTTTACTTGATAAAGCCGGCATACCCGCTGAGCCTACTGACGCAGGTTTTTTTGTTTGGATGAACCTGAGCAAATGGCTGGATTCCGAAACCTTTGAAATGGAGTTTCAGCTTTACAACTTCATCCTGGAACAGGCGAGAGTAAACGTCATGCCCGGACAATTTTTCCATAATGCTGAGCCCGGTTGGTTCAGGCTTTGCTATGCACGTAATGAGCAAATGCTTGAAACAGGCATCGAAAGAATCCGAACCGCACTGCACAGACTTGATGAAGCGCGCTTAACCATTGATCCTGATTCCCAATCGGTATCCGAATCCGAATAA
- a CDS encoding NADH-quinone oxidoreductase subunit C, with translation MRRKELIPGIIEDLREKFGEAILETTEHAGDQITRIALGSIHDVCKYLKENHHFVYLVDMIATDRFTAEDRFEVIYHMVSLKTGARLFIRTWVSEENPVVPTVTDIWQGANWNEREAWDMFGIKFHGHPDLRRMFMPEDFQYHPLRKEFPLLGIPGSLSLPTTTPDSE, from the coding sequence ATGAGAAGAAAAGAACTTATTCCGGGCATTATTGAAGATTTGAGGGAAAAATTCGGAGAAGCTATTCTCGAAACGACTGAGCATGCAGGCGATCAGATAACACGCATTGCACTGGGCTCCATACATGATGTATGTAAGTACCTGAAAGAAAATCACCATTTTGTCTATCTCGTTGACATGATTGCCACAGACCGGTTCACCGCTGAAGACCGGTTTGAAGTAATTTATCACATGGTTAGCCTTAAAACAGGTGCGCGGCTTTTTATCAGAACCTGGGTGTCGGAAGAAAACCCTGTCGTCCCAACCGTAACGGACATTTGGCAGGGTGCCAACTGGAATGAACGCGAGGCTTGGGATATGTTTGGAATTAAATTCCACGGACATCCGGACCTTCGCAGAATGTTTATGCCCGAAGATTTCCAATACCACCCACTGAGAAAAGAATTTCCTCTTCTTGGTATCCCGGGATCGCTATCTCTGCCTACTACAACGCCAGACTCTGAATAA
- a CDS encoding NADH-quinone oxidoreductase subunit A — MLEAYLPIFILLGISLFLAIVLAILSRIIGPYRPSATKLRPYESGMDPVGDAKERYSISFYMVAMEFIVFDLEIIFIYPWAVRYQELGFGTFFAVMVFITILTLGLIYTLKKESKNFEISKSTN; from the coding sequence ATGCTCGAAGCATATTTGCCGATCTTTATACTGCTTGGAATTTCATTATTTCTGGCTATTGTTTTAGCAATTCTCTCAAGAATCATCGGACCTTACCGACCTTCCGCTACTAAGCTCAGGCCTTACGAAAGCGGAATGGATCCTGTAGGTGACGCAAAAGAACGATACTCGATCAGCTTCTACATGGTAGCAATGGAGTTTATCGTATTCGATCTCGAAATTATCTTTATCTACCCCTGGGCTGTACGCTATCAGGAGCTTGGTTTCGGAACTTTCTTTGCGGTGATGGTATTTATTACAATACTCACATTAGGTTTAATTTATACGCTCAAAAAAGAGTCCAAAAACTTCGAAATCAGCAAATCTACCAATTAA
- a CDS encoding NADH-quinone oxidoreductase subunit B, translating into MSLENSLNNQGYLTTSLDFLTNWARANAMWPMPMGLACCAIEMMAFAGPKYDASRFGSEVMRFSPRQSDVMIVAGWCTYKMSHAIRRIWDQMPDPKWCIAMGACASTGGMHRCYGVVQGVDNFLPVDVYISGCPPRPDAVLNALMQIQEKVKTEHSTVYDG; encoded by the coding sequence ATGAGCCTGGAAAATTCGCTAAACAATCAGGGTTACCTGACAACTTCACTTGACTTTCTAACCAACTGGGCAAGAGCCAACGCCATGTGGCCTATGCCAATGGGGCTTGCGTGCTGCGCAATTGAGATGATGGCTTTTGCCGGACCTAAATATGACGCATCGCGATTTGGTTCAGAAGTAATGCGCTTTTCTCCGCGTCAAAGTGATGTTATGATTGTTGCCGGATGGTGTACTTACAAGATGTCGCATGCAATCCGCAGAATCTGGGATCAGATGCCGGACCCCAAGTGGTGTATTGCTATGGGTGCCTGCGCTTCTACAGGCGGTATGCATCGTTGCTACGGAGTTGTTCAGGGAGTGGATAACTTTCTGCCCGTAGATGTTTACATCTCCGGATGTCCGCCTCGTCCTGATGCCGTCCTGAACGCATTAATGCAAATTCAGGAAAAAGTAAAAACAGAACATTCAACAGTTTACGACGGCTGA
- a CDS encoding DUF971 domain-containing protein, with the protein MGKIKEISLLSIKFNSRKGLLMSRYIPTDITVLSKEKELHIIWKDGHKSRFPFGGLRKNCPCVFCQGGHGEMGKPMDPIQFIADTPERLKLNNLKPSGNYALHMFWSDGHSTGIYRYQYLRDGCPVEAGILPPSK; encoded by the coding sequence TTGGGAAAAATTAAAGAAATCTCTCTCCTTTCAATTAAGTTCAACAGTCGCAAAGGCTTACTCATGTCACGCTACATTCCTACCGATATAACTGTTTTATCAAAAGAAAAAGAACTCCACATAATCTGGAAAGACGGACACAAAAGCCGGTTTCCCTTCGGTGGCTTACGCAAAAACTGTCCGTGTGTATTTTGCCAGGGCGGACATGGCGAAATGGGAAAACCAATGGATCCTATTCAGTTTATTGCTGATACACCGGAACGCCTTAAACTAAACAACCTTAAGCCATCGGGCAACTACGCCCTGCACATGTTTTGGAGCGATGGTCATTCAACCGGGATTTACCGCTATCAGTATTTACGGGATGGCTGTCCGGTTGAAGCCGGTATCCTTCCCCCGTCAAAGTAG
- a CDS encoding NADH-quinone oxidoreductase subunit NuoE family protein: MEMTYEFSKEELAEIEKIKAKYPDKKSPVMPVLWLAQEKFGHVEPEVQHLVAKTLDLPAAHVYGVVSFYTQYYGKKMGKYVIDVCTTTSCQLCGGYDILHYIEDKLGIKAGETTEDGLFSIQMVECLGACGYAPMMQISNGVYCNHLTKEKVDAIIDGLREGKMPEFESIPMPQHLDESTNKIG, translated from the coding sequence ATGGAAATGACCTACGAATTCTCAAAAGAAGAACTCGCCGAAATTGAAAAAATTAAGGCGAAATACCCCGATAAAAAGTCACCTGTAATGCCCGTCTTGTGGCTTGCTCAGGAAAAATTCGGACACGTAGAACCTGAAGTACAGCATCTTGTGGCCAAAACACTTGATTTGCCCGCAGCCCATGTGTACGGCGTGGTAAGCTTCTACACACAGTACTACGGCAAAAAGATGGGCAAGTATGTAATTGACGTATGTACGACTACTTCCTGTCAGCTTTGCGGTGGCTACGATATTCTTCACTACATTGAAGATAAGCTTGGTATTAAAGCCGGTGAAACTACAGAAGACGGCTTGTTCAGCATCCAAATGGTAGAGTGCCTCGGCGCTTGTGGCTATGCGCCTATGATGCAGATTTCAAACGGTGTTTACTGCAATCACCTGACTAAAGAAAAAGTTGATGCTATTATCGACGGACTCCGGGAAGGCAAAATGCCCGAATTTGAGTCTATTCCAATGCCGCAACATCTCGATGAATCAACGAATAAAATAGGTTAA
- the trpB gene encoding tryptophan synthase subunit beta: MSTAPETAAKYNFPGKNGYFGKFGGKFVPEILIPALDELEQHYQHALQDEQFKKERLHHLREYVGRPTPFTLCERLTRHYGTGKIYFKREDLCHTGAHKINNTIGQVLLAMRMGKKRIIAETGAGQHGVATATVCAKFGLECIVYMGAEDMKRQKLNVDRMRLLGADVRSVESGSKTLKDATNEAIRDWVTNVDSTFYIIGSAVGPHPYPQMVRDFHDVIGLETEAQCIEAEGRDPDYVLACVGGGSNAIGIFYRFIDKKHVRLIGIEAAGEGADTNKTAATFSKGKPGVLHGSLSYLLQTHQGQVELAHSISAGLDYPGVGPEHAHLYDTGRVSYHPVTDTQAMDAVKRCSMLEGIIPAIETAHAIAWLEELMPGLSKDDIVVINCSGRGDKDMGTISEYFYGNNQEESKA, translated from the coding sequence ATCAGCACCGCTCCTGAAACAGCAGCCAAATATAATTTTCCCGGCAAAAACGGATATTTCGGGAAGTTTGGCGGCAAATTTGTGCCCGAAATTTTAATCCCCGCGCTGGATGAACTGGAGCAGCATTATCAGCACGCATTACAGGATGAACAGTTCAAAAAAGAAAGACTGCATCATCTGCGTGAATACGTAGGAAGGCCGACCCCTTTTACGCTGTGTGAGCGTCTGACCCGGCATTACGGGACCGGTAAAATTTATTTCAAGCGTGAAGACCTTTGTCATACAGGAGCCCACAAAATCAACAATACCATAGGTCAGGTACTTCTTGCAATGAGAATGGGCAAAAAGCGCATCATTGCTGAAACAGGTGCGGGTCAGCACGGCGTTGCTACCGCGACGGTCTGCGCGAAGTTCGGACTGGAGTGCATTGTTTATATGGGCGCGGAAGACATGAAGCGTCAGAAGCTTAATGTTGACCGTATGCGCTTGCTGGGCGCTGATGTCAGAAGCGTTGAAAGCGGATCCAAAACTTTGAAAGACGCAACCAATGAAGCCATCCGGGATTGGGTCACCAATGTTGATTCTACCTTTTATATCATTGGTTCAGCTGTCGGACCGCACCCGTATCCGCAGATGGTACGTGATTTTCATGATGTAATTGGTTTGGAAACAGAAGCACAGTGCATCGAGGCTGAAGGCCGTGATCCGGACTATGTTTTAGCCTGTGTCGGAGGGGGATCCAATGCGATTGGTATTTTCTACCGCTTCATTGATAAAAAGCACGTCAGACTCATTGGTATTGAAGCTGCAGGGGAAGGAGCCGATACCAATAAAACAGCTGCAACATTCTCAAAGGGTAAGCCCGGTGTGCTGCACGGTTCGCTGAGTTATTTGCTACAGACCCATCAGGGACAGGTTGAACTTGCACACTCTATCAGTGCCGGTCTCGATTATCCCGGCGTTGGCCCTGAACACGCTCATTTGTATGATACAGGCCGGGTCTCCTATCATCCGGTAACCGATACGCAGGCTATGGACGCCGTTAAACGCTGTTCCATGCTTGAAGGCATCATTCCGGCGATTGAAACAGCACACGCCATCGCATGGCTGGAAGAGCTTATGCCAGGCTTAAGTAAAGACGATATTGTTGTTATCAACTGTTCCGGCAGAGGAGACAAAGACATGGGAACCATATCAGAATATTTCTACGGAAACAATCAGGAGGAGTCAAAGGCCTAA